GGTATGCCTGGAAGCCAAGGCCTGGGACGAGGCCAAGGGCTACCTGGAAGACCTGATCCAGCGTGAAAGCCATGTGGACTCCGCGCACCTGAACCTCGGCCGGATTGCCGAAGAGCGCAACGACCCGCAAGCCGCTTTGCTCGAATACGCCCAGGTCGGCCCCGGTAACGACTACCTGCCGGCCCAGTTGCGCCAGGCCGATATCCTGATGAGCAACGGTCGCACCGACGAGGCGGAAAAACGCCTGGCCGCGGCCCGCGATGCCGAACCGGACTATGCGATCCAGCTGTACCTGATCCAGGCCGAGACCTTGTCCGCCAACAATCAGGGCGAGCGCGCCTGGAAGGTCTTGCAGCAAGCCTTGCTGCAATTCCCCGATGATTTGAATTTGCTCTACACCCGCGCCATGCAAGCGGAAAAACGCAATGACTTGACGCAGATGGAGAAAGACCTGCGCCTGATCATCAAGCGCGACCCGGACAACGCCATGGCCCTTAACGCCCTGGGCTACACCCTGTCCGACCGCACCACGCGTTACGCCGAAGCCAAGGTGCTGATCGAGCAAGCGCACAAGCTCAACCCGGAAGACCCGGCCGTACTCGACAGCCTCGGCTGGGTGAACTACCGCCTGGGCAACCTGGACGAGGCCGAACGTTTGCTGCGCCAGGCTCTGGAGCGCTTCCCCGACCAGGAAGTCGCCGCCCACCTGGGCGAAGTGCTGTGGGCCAACGGCAAACAGCGCGAAGCACGACAAGTCTGGGAAAAATTCCTCAAGGAACAACCCGAAAGCCCAATCCTGCGCGGCACCATCAAGCGCCTGACCGGATCCGAGACCCTTTAAGCTTATGTTCTTGCGCCACGTTATTGTTTTCAGCTTCATCGCCCTGCTCGCCGGTTGTGCGGGCATAGGCAGCCGTGAATCCGTTGAGGGCCAGGGCAACCCGGCACAATGGCAACAGCACAAGGATCAGCTCAGCAGCATTGATGGCTGGCAGATCGAAGGCAAGGTCGGGGTGCGCGCGCCAAAAGATTCCGGCAGCGGCACCTTGTTCTGGCTGCAGCGCCAGGACTATTACGACATTCGCCTGTCCGGCCCGCTCGGCCGCGGCGCGGCACGCCTGACCGGTCGCCCGGGCCAGGTCAGCCTTGAAGTGGCCAACCAGGGTCGCTACGAAGCGGCCTCACCGGAAGAACTGCTCGAACAGCAGATCGGCTGGAAGTTGCCGGTTTCCCACCTTGTGTGGTGGGTCCGTGGCCTGCCCGCCCCCGACAGCAAGAGCCGCCTGAGCCTCAATGGCGACAGCCGCCTGGCCACCCTGGAACAGGATGGCTGGCAGGTCGAGTACCTTAGCTACGTGCAACAGAACGGTTATTGGCTGCCCGAGCGCATCAAGCTGCATGGCACCGACCTGGACGTCACGTTGGTGATCAAGGACTGGCAACCGCGCAAGTTGGGGCAATAAACGTGACCGTACAAAAGCTGACTCTGCCCTCCCCGCCAAGCTCAACCTGATGCTGCACATTCTCGGTCGCCGTGAAGATGGTTACCACGAGCTGCAGACGCTGTTTCAATTTCTCGACTACGGCGATGAACTGACCTTCGCCGTACGCGACGATGGCGTGATCCAGCTGCACACCGAATTCGAAGGCGTGCCCCACGACAGCAACCTGATTGTGAAGGCCGCAAAAAAACTTCAGGAACAATCCGGTTGCACGCTCGGCATCGACATCTGGATCGATAAAGTCCTGCCCATGGGCGGCGGTATCGGTGGCGGCAGCTCGAATGCCGCGACCACACTGCTGGGCCTGAACCACCTGTGGCAGCTCGGCTGGGACCACGATCGCCTGGCAGCGCTGGGCCTGACGCTGGGCGCCGACGTCCCGGTTTTCGTGCGCGGGCACGCAGCTTTTGCAGAGGGCGTGGGCGAGAAACTTACCCCGGAATACCCCGAAGAGCCGTGGTATGTCGTGCTTGTTCCGCAAGTATCTGTAAGTACAGCAGAAATTTTTTCAGATCCACTGTTGACACGTAACTCTCCTCCCATTAAAGTGCGCCCCGTTCCCAAGGGAAACAGTCGAAATGACTGCTTACCGGTTGTAGCAAGGCGTTATCCAGAGGTACGTAACGCTTTGAATTTGTTAGGTAAATTTACCGAAGCAAAATTAACCGGAACTGGAAGTTGTGTGTTTGGGGGCTTCCCAAGCAAAGCTGAAGCTGATAAAGTCTCGGCCCTTCTTACAGAGACCCTTACAGGGTTTGTAGCAAAGGGAAGCAACGTTTCGATGTTGCATCGCAAGCTGCAAAGTCTGCTCTAAAAGGAATCGAGTGCTGGGCACTCGTTGCAACAGATACAGGGGCGTCGCCAAGCGGTAAGGCAGCAGGTTTTGATCCTGCCATGCGTTGGTTCGAATCCAGCCGCCCCTGCCATTTTCTAATACTCATCCAGGTTACCCTCAGCCTCTAGGTACTGCGCGTGTCCAAGATGATGGTCTTTACGGGGAACGCCAACCCCGATCTGGCTCGACGTGTCGTACGTCAGCTGCATATCCCTCTCGGTGACATCTCTGTCGGTAAGTTCTCCGACGGCGAAATTACAGCCGAGATCAATGAAAACGTCCGCGGTAAAGACGTCTTCATTATTCAGCCGACCTGCGCTCCGACCAACGATAACCTGATGGAACTCGTCGTGATGGCTGATGCCTTCCGCCGCTCCTCAGCGACTCGAATCACAGCTGTAATCCCTTACTTTGGTTATGCCCGTCAGGATCGCCGTCCGCGTTCCGCACGTGTGGCTATCAGCGCGAAAGTCGTGGCTGACATGCTGACCGTGGTAGGCATCGACCGTGTTCTCACGGTTGACCTGCACGCTGACCAAATCCAGGGGTTCTTCGATATTCCGGTAGATAACATCTACGGCTCCCCCGTCTTGGTGGATGACATTGAAGACCAGCGCTTTGAAAACCTGATGATCGTGTCCCCAGACATTGGTGGCGTCGTGCGTGCACGGGCTGTTGCCAAATCCCTGGGCGTGGATCTCGGGATCATCGACAAACGCCGTGAGAAAGCCAATCACTCTGAAGTGATGCATATCATCGGTGATGTCGAAGGGCGTACCTGTATTCTGGTTGATGACATGGTCGACACCGCCGGCACCCTGTGCCACGCGGCAAAAGCCTTGAAAGAGCACGGTGCCGCTAAAGTCTTCGCCTACTGCACACACCCTGTGCTGTCGGGCCGAGCGATCGAGAACATCGAGAATTCCATGCTGGACGAACTGGTGGTGACTAACACCATCCCGTTGTCCGCTGCTGCTCAAGCCTGTTCGCGTATCCGTCAACTGGATATCGCACCGGTAGTTGCCGAAGCGGTTCGCCGTATCAGCAACGAAGAATCGATCAGCGCGATGTTCCGTTAAGGCTCAAACCTTACGAAACATCCCACTGACGAAAAGCGCCCCGCCCCAGCATACTGCCGGGGCGGGGCTTTTTTGCCCATATCGCCTTTAGCGCTGGTCGCAAACGCTAGGGCGAATGTGGTTATTTTGGAGATACAACATGAACGATTTTACTTTGAATGCTGAACTGCGTTCCGACCTGGGAAAGGTGCGAGCCGCCGCCTGCGTCGTCTCGCAAGCCTGGTTCCAGCTGTAGTTTACGGTGGCGACAAAGCCCCTGAATCCATCAGCATGCTGGCCAAAGAAGTTGCCAAACTGCTCGAAAACGACGCTGCCTACAGCCACGTTATCGAACTGAATGTTGGCGGCAAAAAGCAAAACGTAATCATCAAAGCTCTGCAACGTCACCCGGCCAAAGGCCACGTGCTGCACGCTGACTTTGTACGCGTTGTTGCCGGTCAGAAACTGACCGCTATCGTGCCTGTGCACTTTGTTGGTGAAGAAGCTCCGGTTAAGAAAGGTGGCGTTGTTTCCCACACTACTACCGAGATCGAAGTAACCTGCCTGCCGAAAGATCTGCCTGAGTTCATCGAAGTCGACCTGTCGGCTGCTGAAATCGGCACCATCATTCACCTGTCCGACCTCAAAGCCCCTAAAGGCGTTGAGTTCGTTGCACTGGCTCACAACGACGACAAGGCTGTTGCCAACGTCCACGCGCCACGTGTTGTAGCTGAAGATGAAGAAGGCGAAACCGCTGCAGAGTAATTCTCTCTGCATCGTCGGAGCTTGAGGAAACATCGCGCACCGAAACGTAGCGAGAAAGCGGGCGACAACGCGAAGTTTATCTCTGGATAAGTGAGCTCCTGTCGTCCACTTTCGCCGCACGCAGGTGTCGGCAATGTTATCCACAACTCCAAAGGAAGGGCCCCTGTCGTGACTGCCATTAAACTGATCGTTGGCCTGGGAAATCCAGGCGCCGAATACGAACAGACCCGGCATAACGCGGGGGCCCTTTTTGTTGAGCGCATCGCCCACGCCCAAGGTGTGAACCTGGTGGCCGATCGCAAATATTTTGGCCTGACCGGACGCTTCTCGCATCAGGGTCAGGATGTTCGTCTGCTGATTCCCACCACCTACATGAACCGCAGCGGCCAGGCTGTCGCGGCGCTTGCGGGCTTCTTCCGGATCAAACCCGAAGAAATCCTGGTGGCCCATGACGAACTGGACTTGCCACCCGGCGTTGCCAAACTCAAGCTGGGCGGCGGGCATGGCGGGCATAATGGCCTGCGCGACATCATTGCGCAGTTGGGCAATCAGAATAATTTTTACCGTCTGCGGCTCGGCATTGGCCACCCAGGCGTCGCCAGTATGGTTTCAAATTTCGTCCTGGGTCGTGCGCCACGCGCCGAACAGGAAAAACTCGATGCCAGCATCGACTTTGCCCTCGGCGTGCTGCCGGATATCTTCGCCGGTGAATGGAACCGTGCGATGAAAAACCTGCACAGCCAGAAGGCCTGACTCTTACCGAGGGGAAACACCATGGGATTCAATTGCGGCATCGTCGGCCTGCCCAACGTCGGCAAATCTACCCTGTTCAACGCCCTGACCAAGTCCGGTATTGCGGCGGAGAACTTCCCCTTCTGCACCATCGAACCCAACAGCGGCATCGTGGCCATGCCGGACCCGCGCCTGCAGGAGCTGGCGGCCATCGTCAATCCCAAGCGCATCCTGCCGACCACCATGGAATTCGTCGATATCGCGGGCCTGGTGGCCGGCGCGTCGAAAGGTGAAGGCCTGGGTAACAAGTTCCTGGCCAACATCCGTGAAACCGATGCCATCGCCCACGTGGTCCGCTGCTTTGAAGACGAGAACGTGATTCACGTCTCCAACAGCGTCGACCCGAAGCG
The genomic region above belongs to Pseudomonas poae and contains:
- the lolB gene encoding lipoprotein insertase outer membrane protein LolB — encoded protein: MFLRHVIVFSFIALLAGCAGIGSRESVEGQGNPAQWQQHKDQLSSIDGWQIEGKVGVRAPKDSGSGTLFWLQRQDYYDIRLSGPLGRGAARLTGRPGQVSLEVANQGRYEAASPEELLEQQIGWKLPVSHLVWWVRGLPAPDSKSRLSLNGDSRLATLEQDGWQVEYLSYVQQNGYWLPERIKLHGTDLDVTLVIKDWQPRKLGQ
- the ispE gene encoding 4-(cytidine 5'-diphospho)-2-C-methyl-D-erythritol kinase, with the translated sequence MLHILGRREDGYHELQTLFQFLDYGDELTFAVRDDGVIQLHTEFEGVPHDSNLIVKAAKKLQEQSGCTLGIDIWIDKVLPMGGGIGGGSSNAATTLLGLNHLWQLGWDHDRLAALGLTLGADVPVFVRGHAAFAEGVGEKLTPEYPEEPWYVVLVPQVSVSTAEIFSDPLLTRNSPPIKVRPVPKGNSRNDCLPVVARRYPEVRNALNLLGKFTEAKLTGTGSCVFGGFPSKAEADKVSALLTETLTGFVAKGSNVSMLHRKLQSLL
- a CDS encoding ribose-phosphate pyrophosphokinase; the encoded protein is MSKMMVFTGNANPDLARRVVRQLHIPLGDISVGKFSDGEITAEINENVRGKDVFIIQPTCAPTNDNLMELVVMADAFRRSSATRITAVIPYFGYARQDRRPRSARVAISAKVVADMLTVVGIDRVLTVDLHADQIQGFFDIPVDNIYGSPVLVDDIEDQRFENLMIVSPDIGGVVRARAVAKSLGVDLGIIDKRREKANHSEVMHIIGDVEGRTCILVDDMVDTAGTLCHAAKALKEHGAAKVFAYCTHPVLSGRAIENIENSMLDELVVTNTIPLSAAAQACSRIRQLDIAPVVAEAVRRISNEESISAMFR
- the pth gene encoding aminoacyl-tRNA hydrolase, whose product is MTAIKLIVGLGNPGAEYEQTRHNAGALFVERIAHAQGVNLVADRKYFGLTGRFSHQGQDVRLLIPTTYMNRSGQAVAALAGFFRIKPEEILVAHDELDLPPGVAKLKLGGGHGGHNGLRDIIAQLGNQNNFYRLRLGIGHPGVASMVSNFVLGRAPRAEQEKLDASIDFALGVLPDIFAGEWNRAMKNLHSQKA